One genomic window of Arthrobacter sp. KBS0703 includes the following:
- a CDS encoding sugar phosphate isomerase/epimerase has protein sequence MSKTTSAVWPLSGFGDEIDPDPAVQAAVLLALGASHIEVRSAWGTNVSELEQEQVARLKEILDEKGLKVSAVASPIGKVDVSLPVEHELERLRQIISVAKGLDTKYIRIFSFYRAEGRSPEDIREDVLARMGALAALAEESGVVLLHENEKGIYGDTPQRVLDIMESVDSPALRIAWDNANFVQVGVKPYTEGYAMLRPYLDYFQVKDALSTSGEVVPSGEGDGELDATIAALKADGFTGFASLEPHLASAHELGGFSGPVAFGIAARAFAALAAKNGVELS, from the coding sequence GTGAGCAAAACAACATCCGCAGTCTGGCCCCTTTCCGGTTTCGGCGATGAGATCGACCCGGATCCCGCGGTCCAGGCCGCCGTTTTGCTGGCACTAGGCGCGAGCCACATCGAGGTCCGCAGCGCCTGGGGCACCAACGTCTCCGAGCTGGAACAGGAGCAGGTTGCCCGGCTCAAGGAGATCCTCGATGAAAAGGGCCTCAAGGTCTCGGCAGTGGCCAGCCCCATCGGCAAGGTGGACGTGAGCCTGCCGGTGGAGCACGAGCTGGAACGGCTCCGGCAGATCATCTCCGTGGCCAAGGGCCTGGACACCAAGTACATCCGCATCTTCTCGTTCTACCGGGCGGAAGGCCGCAGCCCCGAAGATATCCGCGAGGATGTCCTGGCCCGCATGGGTGCGCTGGCAGCGCTCGCGGAGGAGTCCGGCGTCGTGCTTCTGCATGAAAACGAAAAGGGCATCTACGGGGATACGCCGCAGCGCGTGCTGGACATCATGGAGTCCGTGGACTCCCCGGCGCTGCGCATCGCCTGGGACAACGCCAACTTCGTCCAGGTGGGCGTCAAGCCCTACACCGAGGGCTATGCCATGCTGCGCCCGTACCTCGACTACTTCCAGGTCAAGGACGCGCTCTCCACCAGCGGCGAAGTGGTGCCCTCCGGCGAGGGCGACGGCGAACTCGACGCCACCATCGCCGCCCTGAAGGCCGACGGCTTCACCGGTTTCGCCTCGCTGGAACCCCACCTGGCCAGCGCTCACGAGCTGGGCGGCTTCTCAGGCCCGGTGGCCTTCGGTATCGCGGCCCGTGCCTTCGCGGCGCTCGCGGCTAAGAACGGGGTTGAACTCTCTTGA
- a CDS encoding LacI family DNA-binding transcriptional regulator — MATTQPAAVDRPATIHDIAALCGVAASTVSRALSTPDRVNIRTRQRIEAAAARLHYIPNSQAKALSSGRTGAVGVLVPDITNPFYFDLIRGTQLQLKAAGYTQLLVDTEESDEVEASTMEQLRKSADGIVVTASRLSDEALLAAAAKMPMVTINRDVPGIPAVLIDTPSATSQALDHLISLRHTRIAYVAGPATSQSSTRRWTALSEAAEERGVEVRRLGPFAPKTQSGAAAADAAVHSGVTACIAFNDLIAIGMLQRLRERGIRVPEDMSIVGCDDIFGADFCNPPLTTMASPIEQAGRVAVSMLLAQLNPLAGGGARSRSVMPTHLTVRGSTGLAPAPGPAAA; from the coding sequence GTGGCTACGACGCAACCAGCAGCAGTGGACCGCCCGGCCACCATCCACGACATCGCCGCGCTCTGCGGTGTGGCGGCCTCCACGGTTTCCCGGGCGCTTTCCACGCCGGACCGCGTCAATATCCGGACGCGCCAGCGGATCGAGGCGGCCGCGGCGCGGCTGCACTACATCCCCAACAGCCAGGCCAAGGCGCTGAGTTCCGGCCGCACAGGCGCGGTGGGAGTACTGGTCCCGGACATCACCAACCCCTTCTACTTCGACCTCATCCGGGGCACCCAGCTTCAGCTCAAGGCTGCCGGATACACCCAGCTGCTGGTGGACACGGAGGAATCGGACGAGGTGGAGGCCAGCACTATGGAACAGCTCCGCAAGAGTGCAGACGGAATCGTGGTGACCGCTTCCCGGCTCAGCGATGAAGCGCTGCTGGCGGCGGCGGCAAAGATGCCTATGGTCACCATCAACCGGGACGTCCCCGGCATCCCAGCGGTTCTCATTGACACGCCGTCCGCCACGAGCCAGGCCCTCGACCACCTCATCTCGCTGCGCCATACCCGGATTGCTTACGTCGCCGGACCGGCAACGTCCCAGTCCAGCACGCGGCGCTGGACCGCCCTATCCGAGGCGGCAGAGGAACGCGGCGTGGAAGTACGGAGGCTGGGGCCGTTCGCGCCCAAGACGCAGTCCGGCGCGGCCGCCGCGGACGCCGCCGTGCACAGCGGGGTGACGGCCTGCATCGCGTTCAACGACCTCATCGCCATCGGCATGCTCCAGCGCCTCCGCGAACGCGGCATCCGTGTTCCGGAGGACATGAGCATTGTGGGCTGCGACGACATCTTCGGTGCGGACTTCTGCAATCCGCCGTTGACCACCATGGCCTCCCCGATCGAACAGGCCGGCCGCGTGGCAGTCTCCATGCTGCTGGCGCAGCTGAACCCGCTGGCGGGTGGCGGCGCCCGCAGCCGGTCCGTGATGCCCACGCATCTGACGGTCCGCGGCTCCACTGGGCTCGCGCCTGCGCCAGGCCCGGCAGCGGCGTAA
- a CDS encoding dipeptide/oligopeptide/nickel ABC transporter permease/ATP-binding protein — protein MSDSVEKAAVAAPLATGQSGTVVRSTVMRRLLRNPMGIASLTILGSIALLAIFAPVLAPFEENFANITKTLAPADSVNILGTDSAGRDTWSRLLFGAQLTLLSALLCAGVAIVIGLPAGLIAGYYAGKFEAVSNWAVSILMSLPGLIVLLTIRAAFGPSVWISMIAFGVLISPSYFRLTRTAVQSVRNELYVDAARVSGLSDWSIIARHIFSVVRAPIIIQTAAIAGVAIAIQSGLEFLGLGDPTKATWGVMLSEGFKNVYLTPTLLFWPALTMALTIGGLVLLGNAIRDALEDGEKIKRRKKSAASSATGANPTAGPASARPSRKAVAAVDAGTEHHLVKVTNLGVGYPQADGSIKKVVDDVSFHVDRGEILGIVGESGSGKSQTAFSILGLLPDNARIVGGAIQFDGNYTVAPGDERVNQTRLSKLRGKRISYIPQEPMSNLDPAFTIGYQLVTPMVRVLGISKEEARGRALKLLTDVGIVSPERTFSAYPHEVSGGMAQRVLIAGAISCEPDLVIADEPTTALDVTVQADVLDLLRELQQRLNIGVVLVTHNFGVVADLCDRVAVMQNGRLVEEGSVRDILRNPKEQYTRTLLASMLEGKTPMSMLVSSQKEPVA, from the coding sequence ATGAGCGATTCCGTAGAAAAAGCGGCGGTAGCCGCACCACTGGCCACCGGCCAGAGCGGCACAGTGGTCCGTTCCACCGTGATGCGCCGCCTCCTCAGGAACCCGATGGGCATCGCCTCGCTGACGATTCTAGGATCCATCGCCTTGCTGGCCATCTTCGCCCCCGTCCTGGCCCCGTTCGAGGAGAACTTCGCGAACATCACCAAGACCCTGGCACCTGCAGACTCGGTGAACATCCTGGGCACGGACAGCGCCGGACGCGACACCTGGAGCCGCCTGCTCTTCGGTGCACAGCTCACGCTGTTGTCCGCACTCCTGTGCGCCGGTGTTGCCATCGTCATCGGCCTCCCGGCCGGTCTGATCGCCGGCTACTACGCAGGGAAGTTCGAGGCCGTCTCCAACTGGGCGGTCAGCATCCTCATGAGCCTTCCGGGCCTGATCGTGCTGCTCACCATCCGCGCAGCGTTCGGACCCTCGGTATGGATTTCGATGATCGCCTTCGGCGTCCTCATCAGCCCGTCCTACTTCCGCTTGACCCGCACCGCGGTCCAGTCTGTACGCAATGAGCTTTACGTCGACGCTGCCCGGGTGTCCGGGCTCTCCGACTGGAGCATCATTGCCCGCCACATCTTCTCCGTGGTCCGCGCACCCATCATCATCCAGACTGCAGCCATTGCCGGCGTGGCCATCGCGATCCAGTCCGGACTTGAGTTCCTGGGACTCGGCGATCCCACCAAGGCAACCTGGGGCGTGATGCTCTCCGAAGGCTTCAAGAACGTCTACCTGACCCCCACGCTGCTCTTCTGGCCCGCCCTCACCATGGCGCTCACCATCGGCGGACTCGTCCTCCTCGGCAACGCTATCCGCGATGCGCTGGAAGACGGCGAAAAGATCAAGCGCCGCAAGAAAAGCGCCGCGTCTTCGGCCACAGGAGCGAACCCGACGGCGGGACCCGCCTCGGCGCGGCCGTCGCGTAAGGCTGTGGCCGCCGTCGATGCCGGAACCGAGCACCACCTCGTAAAGGTCACCAATCTCGGCGTCGGCTACCCGCAGGCCGACGGCTCCATCAAGAAAGTGGTGGACGATGTGTCCTTCCACGTGGACCGGGGTGAGATCCTGGGCATCGTGGGTGAATCCGGTTCGGGGAAGTCCCAGACGGCGTTCTCCATCCTGGGCCTGCTGCCGGACAATGCCCGCATTGTGGGCGGCGCCATCCAGTTCGATGGCAACTACACCGTGGCCCCGGGCGACGAACGCGTCAACCAGACGCGGCTGTCCAAGCTGCGGGGCAAGCGGATCTCCTATATTCCGCAGGAGCCCATGAGCAACTTGGACCCCGCCTTCACCATCGGCTACCAGCTGGTCACGCCCATGGTGCGGGTCCTGGGGATTTCCAAGGAGGAGGCCCGCGGGCGGGCGCTGAAGCTGCTGACCGACGTCGGGATCGTCAGCCCGGAACGGACGTTCAGCGCGTACCCGCATGAAGTCTCCGGGGGCATGGCCCAGCGTGTGCTGATCGCCGGTGCCATCAGCTGTGAACCGGACCTGGTGATCGCCGATGAGCCCACCACCGCGTTGGACGTCACGGTGCAGGCCGATGTGCTGGATCTCCTGCGCGAGCTCCAGCAGCGTCTGAACATTGGCGTCGTCCTGGTGACGCACAACTTCGGTGTGGTGGCGGACCTCTGCGACCGCGTGGCCGTGATGCAGAACGGCCGGCTTGTGGAGGAAGGATCCGTCCGCGACATCCTCCGGAACCCGAAAGAGCAGTACACCCGGACTCTTCTGGCCTCGATGCTCGAAGGCAAAACCCCCATGTCCATGCTTGTATCCAGCCAGAAGGAGCCGGTCGCATGA
- a CDS encoding ABC transporter substrate-binding protein: MKLGPKAAAAALVLSASLALTACGGGAGAGSNAGAAPTALTLGTLRDITSWDPAQAHVGHALQPYQAAYDTLILREPDGKLSPMLATKWKYNATNTKLTVDLRTDVTFSDGAKFDAEAAKANLDHFKKANGPQMAQLASVSDVAVVDADTIDINLTATEPALEYFLSQAAGLMGSPQSLGTDAIKTVPVGSGPYVMDKAASVKDSQTVFTAREGYWNKDLQKYKKLTLKILTDPTARTNALVSGQIDATLLDPKNGKQAEGAKMKLETNQVDWSGLLLLDRAGTKNPALANVKVRQAINYAFDRKTILDQVMLGQGTPTSQPFGKDSGAWTEELENYYSYDPAKAKQLLKDSGFEGNVTIDVPTLPGAETLISVLQQQLADVGITLKPGAAITNTFTADVAAQKYHALFFNLFQGEPTVAIDQIVSTKALYNPFKNTTPELEAKIQAVRTGGEDAGKLAQNVNKYVVEQAWFAPLFRVNQMYYHNDKVNVTPQAQQAVPSIYNYSPAK, translated from the coding sequence ATGAAGTTAGGTCCCAAAGCGGCAGCAGCCGCCCTCGTACTCAGCGCCTCGCTGGCGCTCACCGCATGTGGCGGGGGCGCCGGAGCGGGCTCAAACGCCGGCGCTGCACCAACAGCGCTCACCTTGGGCACCCTGCGTGACATCACTTCCTGGGATCCTGCCCAGGCCCACGTCGGCCATGCCCTGCAGCCGTACCAGGCAGCGTATGACACCCTGATCCTGCGCGAACCGGACGGCAAGCTCAGCCCCATGCTGGCCACGAAGTGGAAGTACAACGCCACCAACACGAAGCTCACCGTGGATCTCAGGACCGACGTCACGTTCAGCGACGGTGCCAAGTTCGACGCCGAGGCAGCCAAGGCCAACCTCGACCACTTCAAGAAGGCAAATGGTCCCCAGATGGCCCAGCTGGCTTCTGTGTCCGACGTTGCCGTGGTGGACGCGGACACCATCGACATCAACCTCACTGCCACTGAGCCCGCCCTGGAATACTTCCTGAGCCAGGCAGCTGGCCTGATGGGAAGCCCCCAGTCCCTGGGTACAGACGCCATCAAGACCGTACCGGTCGGCTCCGGCCCGTACGTGATGGACAAAGCAGCCTCCGTGAAAGACTCACAGACCGTCTTCACCGCCCGCGAGGGCTACTGGAACAAGGACCTCCAGAAGTACAAGAAGCTGACCCTCAAGATCCTTACCGATCCCACAGCCCGCACCAACGCCTTGGTTTCCGGCCAGATCGACGCCACCCTGCTGGACCCCAAAAACGGCAAGCAGGCCGAGGGCGCCAAAATGAAGCTTGAAACCAACCAGGTTGACTGGTCCGGCCTGCTCCTCCTGGACCGCGCCGGAACCAAGAACCCCGCTCTGGCCAACGTCAAGGTCCGCCAGGCCATCAACTATGCGTTCGACCGCAAGACCATCCTGGACCAGGTCATGCTCGGCCAGGGCACTCCCACGTCCCAACCGTTTGGCAAGGACAGCGGTGCCTGGACTGAAGAGCTCGAAAACTACTACAGCTACGATCCCGCCAAGGCCAAGCAACTCCTGAAGGACTCCGGCTTCGAAGGCAACGTGACTATCGACGTCCCCACCCTTCCGGGAGCTGAAACGCTCATCTCGGTTCTCCAGCAGCAGCTCGCCGACGTCGGAATCACCCTGAAGCCGGGCGCCGCGATCACCAACACCTTCACCGCGGACGTCGCAGCCCAGAAATACCACGCATTGTTCTTCAACCTCTTCCAAGGTGAGCCCACGGTAGCGATCGACCAAATCGTCTCCACCAAGGCCCTCTACAACCCCTTCAAGAACACCACCCCGGAGCTGGAGGCCAAGATCCAGGCTGTACGCACAGGTGGCGAGGACGCCGGCAAGCTGGCCCAGAACGTCAACAAGTACGTGGTGGAACAGGCATGGTTCGCGCCGCTGTTCCGTGTGAACCAGATGTATTACCACAACGACAAAGTGAACGTCACCCCGCAGGCACAGCAGGCCGTTCCGTCCATCTACAACTATTCGCCCGCCAAGTAG
- the nadE gene encoding ammonia-dependent NAD(+) synthetase, whose translation MRELQAKIIEEMGVQPRIDPAEEVRKRVTFLKEYLKATRTKGFVLGISGGLDSSLAGRLAQLAVEELQAEGTDANFVAVRLPYGVQHDEDDAQAALDFIKAKTEWTFNISAAVDGFEEEFEKTVGNGISDFHKGNTKARTRMIAQYALAGEHNYLVIGTDHGAESVTGFFTKYGDGGADILPLFGLDKRQNRALLEHLGAPERIWKKVPTADLLDDKPGRTDEDELGISYDQIDDYLEGRDVPESAAALIEEKYLRTRHKRTVPVSIFDTWWKHEGPEEPRVGL comes from the coding sequence ATGCGCGAACTCCAGGCCAAGATCATAGAAGAAATGGGCGTTCAGCCCCGGATCGATCCTGCAGAGGAGGTGCGCAAACGGGTTACTTTCCTGAAGGAGTACCTCAAGGCCACCCGCACCAAGGGCTTTGTCCTGGGCATTTCGGGGGGACTTGACTCTTCACTGGCGGGACGGCTGGCCCAGCTCGCGGTCGAGGAGCTCCAGGCCGAGGGCACGGATGCGAACTTCGTGGCGGTCCGTCTCCCCTACGGCGTCCAGCATGACGAGGACGACGCCCAGGCGGCTCTGGACTTCATCAAGGCAAAGACGGAGTGGACCTTCAACATTTCCGCTGCCGTGGACGGTTTCGAGGAGGAGTTCGAAAAAACCGTCGGCAACGGGATCTCCGACTTCCATAAGGGCAACACCAAAGCGCGCACGCGCATGATCGCCCAGTACGCCCTGGCCGGCGAGCACAACTACCTCGTCATCGGCACAGACCATGGCGCTGAATCCGTGACCGGGTTCTTTACCAAGTACGGCGACGGCGGGGCCGATATCCTGCCGCTTTTCGGTCTGGACAAGCGGCAGAACCGCGCCCTCCTGGAGCACCTCGGCGCTCCCGAGCGGATCTGGAAGAAGGTGCCCACGGCCGACCTCCTGGACGACAAGCCGGGCCGCACCGACGAGGACGAACTCGGCATCAGCTACGACCAGATCGACGACTATCTCGAAGGCCGCGACGTCCCCGAATCCGCCGCCGCCCTGATCGAGGAAAAGTACCTGCGGACCCGGCACAAGCGCACCGTCCCGGTCAGCATCTTCGACACCT
- a CDS encoding ATP-binding cassette domain-containing protein yields MSTTESAPLLTSPLLTVSNLVVEYPSKKFRAKPFRALTDINISIGQGETLGLVGESGSGKTTLGRAVLGLAPVTGGKITFEGKDISHATRKQRRTLSRDLQVVFQDPYTSLNPALEIGDILAEPLGVQGMEQNAAKQRVKELLDQVGLPADAIHRLPREFSGGQRQRVAIARALALSPKLIVCDEPVSALDLSTQARVLDLFLQIQKDTGVSYLFVSHDLDVVRHISHRVAVMHHGEIVEQGPAEIVTRDPEHPYTQRLLLASPVPDPDRQEQRRADRHRLLESQRHQIEQAGALA; encoded by the coding sequence ATGAGCACCACGGAAAGCGCACCGCTTCTGACATCCCCGCTTCTGACAGTGAGCAACCTGGTTGTCGAATACCCGAGCAAGAAGTTCCGGGCCAAGCCCTTCAGGGCCCTGACGGACATCAACATCTCCATCGGCCAGGGCGAGACCCTTGGCCTGGTGGGGGAGTCCGGCTCCGGCAAGACCACCCTGGGCCGCGCGGTCCTGGGCCTGGCCCCGGTCACGGGCGGCAAAATCACCTTCGAGGGCAAGGACATCAGCCACGCCACTCGCAAGCAGCGGCGAACCCTGAGCCGCGACCTCCAGGTGGTTTTCCAGGATCCGTATACTTCGCTCAACCCCGCCCTGGAGATCGGCGACATCCTCGCCGAGCCCCTCGGCGTGCAGGGCATGGAGCAGAATGCCGCCAAGCAGCGCGTCAAAGAACTCCTGGACCAAGTGGGTCTGCCCGCGGACGCCATCCACCGCCTGCCGCGCGAGTTCAGCGGCGGCCAGCGCCAGCGCGTGGCCATCGCCCGTGCCCTGGCCCTCTCGCCCAAGCTGATCGTCTGCGACGAGCCCGTCAGCGCACTGGACCTGTCCACCCAGGCCCGGGTCCTGGACCTGTTCCTGCAGATCCAAAAGGACACCGGTGTTTCGTACCTGTTCGTCTCCCACGACCTTGACGTTGTGCGGCACATCAGCCACCGTGTGGCCGTAATGCACCACGGCGAAATCGTCGAACAGGGACCAGCCGAGATCGTTACCCGCGACCCCGAGCACCCTTACACGCAGCGCCTCCTGCTGGCGTCCCCAGTACCCGATCCGGACCGGCAGGAACAGCGCCGGGCGGATCGTCACCGACTGCTGGAAAGCCAGCGGCATCAGATTGAACAGGCCGGAGCCCTCGCCTAA
- a CDS encoding Gfo/Idh/MocA family protein — translation MSTTAAVIGCGDVSAVHFEAVAKLDGATLVAVCDSDPRRLAAAVAAYGVPGFADHLSLIEAVRPDVVHICTPHDQHASVAADCLERGVNVIVEKPLAHTLAEGRRLVEAASAGHAKIAVCFQNRYNATAQAMHALLSSGELGAVTGASATVMWQRSAEYYENRPWRGTWAGGGGGLMMNQAIHTVDLLQWLVGDVVTVTGNASTRFLAGTIEVEDTAEFVAEHASGARSAFYATLANAFNAPVTLDVVTEKAVLCLRGDLTVTHDDGCVDVIPERKSDSGGRSYWGVSHELLINDFYSRLDEAEPFWISPAEAEKSLCIIKDVYRQSYPELAGKVS, via the coding sequence TTGAGTACGACGGCGGCGGTCATCGGCTGTGGCGATGTTTCGGCTGTGCACTTCGAGGCGGTTGCAAAGCTCGACGGCGCCACGCTGGTTGCGGTCTGCGATTCGGATCCGCGGCGGCTGGCCGCCGCCGTGGCCGCCTATGGCGTGCCCGGCTTCGCCGACCATCTGAGCCTTATCGAGGCGGTCCGGCCGGACGTGGTGCATATCTGCACCCCCCATGACCAGCATGCCTCGGTGGCCGCGGACTGCCTGGAGCGCGGCGTCAACGTCATCGTGGAGAAACCGCTGGCCCACACCCTGGCGGAAGGCCGGCGGCTGGTGGAAGCCGCGTCGGCAGGCCATGCGAAAATCGCCGTGTGCTTCCAGAACCGGTACAACGCCACCGCGCAGGCCATGCACGCCCTCCTGTCCTCGGGTGAGCTGGGGGCTGTGACGGGAGCGTCGGCAACGGTGATGTGGCAGCGCTCCGCCGAGTACTACGAAAACCGCCCTTGGCGTGGAACCTGGGCCGGCGGCGGAGGCGGGCTGATGATGAACCAGGCCATCCACACCGTAGACCTGCTCCAGTGGCTGGTGGGCGACGTTGTCACGGTCACGGGGAATGCTTCCACGCGGTTCCTGGCCGGCACCATCGAAGTGGAGGACACCGCGGAATTCGTGGCGGAACATGCCAGCGGGGCCCGGAGCGCGTTCTATGCCACGCTGGCCAACGCCTTCAACGCGCCGGTGACGCTTGATGTGGTCACCGAGAAGGCCGTCCTCTGCCTGCGGGGCGACCTCACGGTCACCCATGATGACGGGTGCGTGGACGTCATTCCGGAGCGCAAGAGCGATTCCGGCGGCCGGTCCTACTGGGGTGTCTCGCACGAGCTGCTGATCAACGACTTCTACAGCCGGCTGGACGAGGCGGAGCCGTTCTGGATCAGCCCTGCTGAGGCCGAAAAATCGCTGTGCATCATCAAAGACGTCTACCGGCAGAGCTACCCGGAATTGGCTGGCAAGGTGTCCTGA
- a CDS encoding ABC transporter permease, whose translation MIKFIAKRLGSGLVVLFVVSALTFTLLYTSSGSIARNILGDQATPEQVALKEQELGLDQPLVTRYFAWLGDALSGNLGASWFTSEPVASSLATRIPVTMTMVFTAMILIAICAALIGVAAAVKRGWVDRLVQVGAIVGDSIPGYVIGVLLVTLLAIQLGFFPATSTISPEVGPEAWVYSMTLPVIALLINGVTGGAQQIRSAVIKQLERDYVRTLRSRGIGEREILFKHVLRSAAPAGLTVLSLQLIGMLGGVVIIEQIFALPGMGPLAVTATGQSDLPVVMGVVMYTVVVVIVVNLLVDILNGWLNPKVRVS comes from the coding sequence ATGATCAAGTTCATTGCGAAAAGGCTAGGCAGCGGGTTGGTGGTGTTGTTCGTAGTCTCGGCACTCACCTTCACTTTGCTGTACACCTCCAGCGGCAGCATTGCCCGGAACATCCTGGGTGACCAGGCCACTCCGGAGCAGGTTGCCCTGAAGGAACAGGAGCTGGGACTCGACCAGCCCCTCGTGACCCGTTACTTCGCCTGGTTGGGCGACGCCCTCTCAGGAAACCTTGGAGCCTCGTGGTTCACCTCGGAACCGGTGGCCAGCTCCCTGGCTACGCGTATCCCGGTGACCATGACGATGGTTTTCACCGCAATGATCCTGATCGCCATCTGCGCAGCACTGATCGGTGTTGCCGCGGCCGTCAAGCGCGGCTGGGTGGACAGGTTAGTCCAGGTGGGCGCGATCGTAGGCGACTCCATCCCGGGGTACGTGATCGGCGTGCTCCTTGTGACCCTCCTGGCCATCCAGCTGGGCTTCTTCCCGGCCACCAGCACCATCTCTCCCGAGGTAGGTCCGGAGGCCTGGGTCTATTCGATGACCCTTCCGGTCATTGCCCTGCTCATCAACGGCGTGACCGGCGGAGCGCAGCAAATCCGCAGCGCCGTGATCAAGCAGCTCGAGCGCGACTACGTCAGGACATTGCGCAGCCGGGGCATCGGAGAGCGGGAAATCCTCTTCAAGCACGTGCTGCGCAGCGCGGCACCGGCAGGCCTGACCGTCTTGAGCCTGCAGCTGATCGGCATGCTGGGCGGCGTGGTGATCATCGAGCAGATCTTTGCCCTTCCCGGAATGGGACCCCTCGCGGTCACCGCCACCGGCCAGTCCGATCTTCCCGTGGTCATGGGAGTGGTCATGTACACCGTGGTGGTGGTCATCGTGGTGAATCTCCTGGTGGACATCCTCAATGGTTGGCTCAACCCGAAAGTGCGTGTGTCATGA